From the genome of Aliarcobacter lanthieri:
TCTTGCAAAAGATGATGAAAGCTTAAAGCTTTTAAACTTAGCTTTAAATTCTATATATGCAAACGTAGATTCAAAAAAAGTTGATGAAAAACAACAAAATGATTTTGAAGCAGTTGTTATTGCTAAGAATGAATTAGAATTAAAAGATGTTACATATAAAGTATTTACAAAAGACTATTTACAAGATGAAGAATTTGATGTTGAAAGTATAAATGAACAGCTCAAAATACTACTTCCAGAACACTCAATAATAAAAATTATTGATAGATATGATGCTTCAAAAGTTTATGTTTTTGCTTTTAGTGTAAATACAATAATAAAAGAACCTAAAGATTTTTTTGATTTATTAACAGCAATAAATAGTGAGTTATATTCTATAACTTTAGCAAATCCAATAGTTATGAAAAATACAGATTTAGGAATAGAAGTAGAGTTTGTTTTAGAGTTTAATCAGCTAAAAAACTAAAAGTTTTACCAAACTTTTAGTTCATTATAAATACTATCTCTTTCAACTGGAATAAATCCAGAGTTTCTTATAAGCTCTATAAACTCATTTTGCATAATTCCTTTAGAACTAGCAGCTCCAGCGGCACTTTGAATAGATTCTTTTTCTATTGTTCCATCTACATCATTTGCTCCAAATTCTTGAGCAATTAAAGCTAGTTTTACCGTTGAAGTTGCCCAATATGCTTTTATATTTGGAATATTATCAAGCATAATTCTTGCTATTGCATAAGTTTTTAATATCTCATGAGCAGTTACAGGTTCTTTTACTTTTAAATAATTATTTTGAGTTTGAAAGACAAGTGGAATAAAAGCATTAAATCCATTTGTAATATCTTGTAAATTTCTAAGTCTTAACATATGATCAATTCTATGTTCTCTTGTTTCAATATGACCAAAAAGCATCGTTGCATTACTTTTTTTTCCTTTTTCATGCCAAAGCTTATGAATTTCTATCCATTGATCAGAACTAACTTTCCCTCCACAAATTCTTTTTCTTACTTTTTCATCAAATATTTCAGCTCCACCACCTGGCATTGAATCTACACCATAGTTAATCATTGTATTTATGATATCTTCATAGTTCAAATTATATTGTTTACTTAAAAAATGAATCTCAGCAGCTGTTAGAGCCTTTATATGAATATGAGGAAAATTTGTTTTTATTTTTTGAAAAATTTCCATATACCATTGAAGTCCAGTGTGTGGATTATGTGCAGATACTATATGAACTTCTTTTATATCATTTTTTGAAGAGTTTTTTACAATATCTAAAATCTCTTCATGAGTCAAAGTATATTGATTTGGATTTTTTCTACTTGCACTATATGCACAAAATTGGCAAACATCTTTACAGATATTTGTTGGATTTATATGGCGGTTTATATTAAAGTATGTTTTCTTTTGATGTTTCTCTTCTCTAATTCTATTTGCATATTTACCCAAAGTTATTAGATCAAAATCATAAAGTTTTATACCATCTTCATAAGATAATCGTTCATTACTTTCAAGTTTATTTAAAATATCCATACCTTCCTACTTACAATCAAAATCTTTTGTATATGAGTTATCTTTTTCATGATGAACAAATCCCATACACTTTTTTTGCATATCTTTGTCATAAAAAACTATTTTGTATACACTACTTTTTATTCTTGTCTGAATATCTTCTACATTTAGTTTATTTACAACTTTTAAATTTTCTATATTTTTATGTCCTAAAGTAACTAAAATCTCACTCATCTTTTGTGTTTTTAATGTTTGTAAAATAAAAAATATTCCAAATGATAAAATTATAATAATAGAGATTATAACAACTGTCTTTTTAGGTAATTTTCTTACTTCATAATTCATTTTTTATAATCTTCTAAAGGTTTAAATGTACAGTCAATACCATCATAATAATCTATTGTTCCATCTTCAATTTTGTAATACCAACCATGAATTTGAAGCTCACTATTTTTAATTTTTTCTACAATATAAGGAAAACTCAAAAGATTTTCCATTTGATATACAATCGATACTTTTTCAGTTGTTCTATAAATATGTTCTTTATCTTCTTTATTTGGTGCTGCTAACAAAGTATATTCTTTTGCTTTTTTACCTAGTTCTAACCATTTTTTTACATTTGTTAGTTCAGGAGAATTTTCTAAATCTTGATATAAACTTTTACAAGCTCCGCAATGTGAATGCCCACATACTATTATATGTTTTACATTCAAAACATTTACAGCATATTCAATAGCAGCTGAAGTTCCATGGTAGTCATTGTCAGGGTTGTATGGAGGTACAAAATTTCCAACATTTCTTAATATAAATAAATCTCCTGGTTTTGTATCTAACATTAAATCTGGAGTTACTCTACTATCACTACAACCTATAAATAAAACTTCTGGTTTTTGACCAGTTTTTACTAATTGTTTTAAATCTGTTTCATATTCTGAAAATCTTGCTTCTCTAAATTTCTTATTTCCTTTTATTAAATCATTTATTTGCATTGAGTTCCTTTATTGCATTGCATACTTGAATTAAGTCACTATTTGACACATCAATTTTTGCTATAAGTCTAATTATTGCATTTTTTACTGTTGGTTGCCTAATTGCTCCAACTAAAAAGCCTTTTTGTTTTAAAGATTTTTGTATCTCCAACACTTTTTTATTGTCATTTACTAAAATTGGAATAATTAGTGATTTTGAGTTTATTCCTAAATAGCTTTGAATTATAGTTAATTTTTGTTTAATTTTTTGACTTAATTGTTTTTTATTTTTTTGAATATATTTTAGACTTTCAAGTCCTAATGCCGTATCAAAAAGTGATGGGGCTGTTGAATATATAATGGGTTTTGCTCTATTTTGTAAGAATTTTATAATATTTTTTGAAGCAAGAATATAAGCTCCATAAGAACCATAAGCTTTTCCTAAAGTTCCCATTTTAATATGATTATTTGTTGGTTTTATATTATAATAATCAAAGATACCTAAAAGATTTTTACCTAAAACTCCAGAGCTATGAGCTTCATCAACTATTAAAAGAGTATTATATTTATCTGCAATATCAAAAATTTCTTTTTTTGCTAAATCTCCACCCATAGAGTAAACACCTTCTATGGCTATTATTTTTCTTCCAGTCCTTGTACAAGTATTGATTTTTTCTTCTAAATCTTTTTCATCATTATGATTAAAAATAATAACTTGAGAATGATGTAAAAGTTTTGTAGCTAAGATACCACTTGCATGATATTCTTCATCAATAAAGAGTGTATCACTTTTTCGTGTTAATGCTTCAATCATAGAAATATTTGCTAAAAATCCACTTCCTACTATTATTGCATCTTCAAAATTATTAAATAAAGATAATTTGTTTTCAAACTCTTTATGTATTTTGGAGTATCCATTTACAAGCATTGATGCTTTTGGACTAAAATAATGATTATTTAGAACTCTTTTATAAGCTTTTTTAAAAAGCTTTTTATTTGTAGAAAGTCCTAAATAGTCATTTGATGCTAAATCAATCAAATTATTTTCAAAAACTATTCTATTTCTTAGACGATTTGATTTTTCTATAGATTCTAACTCTTTTTCGTACAAAAATATTCCTTAGATAAAGTTATAATGTTATCTAAAAACTAATATTAGGAAGATTAAATAAAGAATTTTAAAATTTTAGAAAAATGCTAGATTGTTGCTATTAAAATAAATTATAATTCTTATCTACTAATTAAAAATAGTTAGGGAGAGAGACCAAAGGTGTTTATTGCGACCTTCACCTTTGGTTATTCTATATAGTTATATTTTCAATCATATTTATTTTATTTTCTGTTACTATGATAGCATTAATACAAAAAGCATAATTAATATTTTTTATTTGTATATAATATTCAACACTTTTTTTTATTCTTGATAGTTTTTGTTTTGTTAAGTTTAATATTGCAGTTTCGAAGTCTAAAGCAGATTTTACTTCAAAGAAGTAATAAATATCATCTTTAATTGAAATAATATCTATTTCACCCATTTTCTTTGCATAAAAATTTGTTTCTATTATTTCAAATTTATTATTCTTTAAAAAGAGAATAGCTTCTTTTTCAGCTTTATCTCCTTTTAATTTACTCATATTCATCCCCCACCAACAAAATTTAAAAGCTCTATAGCATCATTTTCTTTTGGTTTAAATGTATTCCAATTGTCTTTTTTTACAATATCCATATTAACTGCAGCTGCCATAACTTTATCTGTAATTTGTAAATTATCAATAATTTCTTGTAGTGTCAAATTTTCTATAAACTCTTTTGATTGACCATTTATAATAAGTTTCATAAACTAACCTTTAATATATTTTAAAAGTCTAAATTATACAAAGACTTGCCTTATTTTACTTAGTATTGGTTTTATAATCAATTTTTTATATATTTTAATTAAGTAATAGTCATTTTATATGTAATTATAAAGTAATCAATAATGTAATATAATTTTAAAATAGTAAAAAAGGAGACTTTATGGAAAAAAAGACAAAAATTTTAGCAACTTTAGGGCCAGCAAGTAATAGTTTAGAAATGATTGAAAAGTTAATTGATGCTGGGGCAAATATGTTTAGATTAAACTTCTCTCATGGAAGTCATGAATATCACTTAGAAACTTTAAATAATATTAGACAAGCTATGAAAAATAAAAAAAGAGCAGTTGGTATTTTACAAGATATTTCTGGACCAAAGGTAAGAGTAGGAGATTTAAAAGAGCCATTTCTACTAGAAAAAGACGATATTGTAATTTTTGAAAAAAGTGAAATAATAGGATATAAAAAAGCTGATAAAGAATATGTTGTAAGTATAAACTATCCAGATATTTTAGGAAAAATAAAAGTTGATGAATATATATATCTTTATGATGGAACAATAAGAGCTAGAGTAATAGAAACAAAACCAAAAGTAAAAGCACAAATTGAAAATAATGGAACACTTTCTAGTAGAAAAGGTGTTAATTTTCCAAATACTGTTATTGATATTGAAGTTATTACAAAAAAAGATGAAGTTGATATTGCTTGGGGTGTGGAAAATAAAGTTGATTATTTTGCAATATCATTTGTACAAAATGCAAAAGATATGCTAAGAGCTAGAAAACTTCTAGGAGATTATAAAGGGAAATTAATTGCAAAGATAGAGAAGTTTGATGCAGTATCAAATATTGATGAAATCATAGATGCAAGTGATGGAATAATGGTAGCAAGAGGAGATTTAGGAATAGAGGTTCCTTATTATGATGTTCCAACAATTCAAAAAATGCTTATTAAAAAGTCAAATGCAAAAGGAATACCAGTAATCACTGCAACTCAAATGCTTCTATCAATGACACAAAATGAAAGAGCAACAAGAGCAGAGATTTCTGATGTTGCAAATGCTGTTTTAGATGGAACTGATATTGTAATGTTAAGTGAAGAAAGTGCAGTTGGAGAAAATCCAGAAAATGTTGTTGAAACAATGCATAATATTATTTCACAAACTGAAAAAATATATAATCATGATAAAAGGTATAATTTTTCATATTTAGATGAGTTTGATGTAATTCAAGCAACAGTTACAAAATTAGCTGATGATTTAGGAGCAGATGGAATTTTATCTCTTACAAGTAGTGGAACTTCAGCTAGAAAAATGTCAAGATATAGACCAAAAACTCCTATATATACATTTACTCATGATAAAGCAACACTAAATTCTTTAACTGCACTTTGGGGAGTTGAACCTGTAGGTACACTAAAAGAAGCACAAGCTTCTAAAATGATACAAAAAATGTTAAGAATGCTAGAAAAAAAAGAAGTTTTAAAAAAAGAGGGACTTTATATAGCAACAGTTGGTTATCCAGTTGGAATACCTGGAAGTACAAATACTATTAAAATTTTAACTTCTGGTGAAATAGAATACTATATGAATTTTAAAGAAAATAGAGAAAAATATAAAAAAGAAAAAAAAGCAACAAATGCTAAAGAAGAATAAAAAAGAGAGTTTAAAACTCTCTTATTTTATAAAATATCCTTCATCTGTATTATTAAAAATAAGTTCTTTTGGAAGTTTTTTTCTTAGCCTTTTTATTAGACTTCTAATAGCATCTAAACTTGTACATTCTCCATCATAAACAAAATTTTCTATTAGACTATAATCAACAGTTTTACCACAGTTATTTATAAGAAGCAATAAAAAGTTTTTTTCATTTTTTGTAAGTTTGATCTCTTTATTTTTACATAAGAGTTTTTTAAATTTTTTATCAAATATAATATCTTCATCAAATTTAAAAATATCACTATCTTTTTTAAATTTTGTAAGTTTAAAAAGTAATTCTTGTATATTAAAAGGTTTTTTAATATAGTCATCACAACCTTTTAAATAAGCATCTTTAATTGTAGAAATATCTATATTTGCACTCATTATTATCACAATTGATTCTGGATTTACTTTTTTTATTTTTTCTAAAAGTAAAATACCATTTAGATTTGGTACAAATATATCTAATATAAAAAGGTCATAACCATTTATAATATTTTCAAGTGCAACTTTCCCATCATAAAAAGAATCTACATCAAAATCTTCTGTTTCTAGCATATCTTTAATAGACTCATTTAGAGCAAAATCATCTTCAAGTAAAAATATTTTCATAAAAATCCCCTATATTAAAATGAAATTAAGATAATATATATCTAAATGTATTGATTGAGTTTTGGCTTTCAACTTCAATTTGAAAGTTATATTTTTTACAAATATCACTAACTATTGCGAGTCCTAAACCATGACCACCAGTATTCTTGTCTTCTCTTTTATATCTTTTGAAAATTCCTTTAGGATTATGTATTTTTTGCCCATTTGAATGAAATTCTAAAATATTATCTTTTAATACAATATTTATTGTTGAACCTATATATGAATATTTTATAGCATTTGATATATTGTTATCTACTAATCTATTTAATTCAATTTTTCCCATTTTCACAAAATAATTATTCGCAATATCTAATTTTATAATTCTATTTTGTGTTTGTGCAATGGTATCAAAATATTTAACACGATTTTCTAAAGCTTTTTTTAGATTAATATCTATTATTTCATATTCAATTTTATCTTTAGTATGTAAGAAAGTCATATCTTCATAAGAATTTTCTAAAGTTCTTATTGCCCCTTCTATTTTATTTGTAAATTTATCACTTCCAAATAATTTTTCTCTTAGTTGAGTATTTATACTTATTATTGAGAGGGGAGTTTTTATTTCATGGATTGAATGTGCAATAAATTTATCTTTATAATTTAATAAAAGCTCAATAGTTCTTAATTTATATATTAAAAATATTGTTAATGCTCCAATTATAAACATAAATATAGATAATAATCGAATACTTAGGATATCTCTTTGGTATGCATTTTCATTAAAGGTTATTCCAAATATTAATTTTACTTTATCAAATATAGGACTATTTTGTATAGAATAAATCATATGAAGATAATCTTTACCAGCTTTTTCATCATAAGATTGGTACGTATAATCTTGTAAAATATTTAGCATTCTTTCTGCTTTTTGGAATTTTATTTTCATATCATCATTATTGGATTCAGATGATTTTGTTCCTTTAAATGTAAAATTCCCAATATAATCATCAAAGTATATAAAAGATTCATAAGCTTGAATATTTGAATTACTGTTTAGAAAATTTTGAAGTTCTTTTAATTCTTCTCCTACATCATTATAACTAAATGAAAGTTGTAGAATTTTATTTGAATTTGGAATATAGGTATTAATGTAACTTGCAAATTTTTGAAATTTATCCATATACTCTGGAACTGAAACTTCCAATGGAAAAGTTTTATAAATATTTTTTAAGTAACTTAAATCTAAACAAATATCAGAAGATATTGAACTATTTTCAACCATCATATTTTCATTTAAAATATGTAAATCAAAAGGTTTATCTTTAAATTCTTTATTTAATTCATAATGAATTGTATCTAAACTAAAACCACTTTTTATAAGTTCTATAGCAAGTGAATTTTTTTCTAAAATAGTATCTTTTATCAAAGAGTATTTATACAATACTTGAGTTAGTAATACACTACTTTTCTCTTTGATTTGATAAAATACAACTTCTTGGTTTTTTGATTTATTAAGACTTATATTTTTATATAATAAAACATATACAAAGATTGTAAATATTAAAAGAATAAAAATATTAATAAATAAAATTGTTGATGATTTTGGTAGTCTTATTTCCAATTCTTCTCCTAAAAAAAGAGATTTTAGGCAAAAAATACTTAAAATATCTAAAATATAAAAAAAATTATTTTTTGCCATTCCATTGACATTTTCATTTTGTATAATTCTTTTAGCCAATAGGTTAATAAGAACATGACAAGGAAAGCTAGTGAATAATTCAAAAGTTTTAAATAGTGTTTTTATAGTACGAGTATCATCTTATCAGGGGCTAGTGTTAGGGGTTAAAACTTTTCTTAATGATCATATTGATGAAGAGTTTGAAGAAGATGATGATCAGAATTGGATAAAATTATAAATATAGTTTTTATTAATTTAGAAGGCTAACCTCATTCTATATTCATTTAATTAAAATGGAAGTTAAAAAGAGTATATTCTCTTTTTAGCTCTAACTTAAAATATTTTAGAAATTATCTATAATTCTTTTTTTTTCTAAAGTTTGAGTAGTTTTTAATTTTTCTTGATATTCATTAGATATTTTGTAAAGTTCATCAATTATTGGCTTATATTGTTCTTTTAACTCTAGCTTAGCTTCATTTAAAGCTTCTATAATTTCTTCTTTAAAATCTTCTTTATTTATATATTCATCAACATTTATAACAATAGCATCTGTTCCAAACCAAGCAATTGTTCCAAAAGCAATACCACAAATTGGTGCTGCAAATCCACAAGCTATTCCTCCACTTGCAGCTGTTGTACTAGTTGTTAGTTTAGCAGCTGTTTTACCAGCAGATTTTAGTGCAATTTTTGCTGATATTTTTGATGTTATTGCAATTGTTAATTTAGTAGCTATTGCACCAGCTATAACTGTTGCTTTCATATCTATAAGATTTGTTTTTAGGTTATTTTCTATATTTAATTTTAGATTATCTAAGCTATTTTTATTTAATTCTAAATCTATGTCTTTTGTTGCAAGTTTTTGTGTATTCTTTAAATGCTCCTCTATTTTTAAATAAGAACTATTTACTATATCAATTGAAAGTTGATTTATATTCTTTTCAAAATCTTTACCTAAAAGCTTTTCATTTATAATTTTATTTATATCACCAAAAGCAAAGGCAAAAAGTTGTGTGTATTCTCCTAGAATACTATAATGAAAATCTAAATATTTATCTAAATTATTTTCTATTAGGTTATCAAAAACTCTATTTATATTTTTATCAATATTTTCATCTATATTAACTTTTATTATTTCAAGATTTTCTAAAATTTCATTTTGATATTTTTCAATATTTTGTTTTATTGTATCAGTTAGAATTTCTTGAAATCTTTCTGTAATAGGAGTTTTTTGAATAAAGTTTTTTTTAGTTTTTTCTTGATTTATCAAAGCAAATATAAGAATTACTAAACTAATAAAAGCTAAAACTATTATTGTATTCCAAAAGTATTTACTCATACTTATTCCTTTATCTTTTTGCTAAAACTTATTATCTGTACAAAAAATCGGTTTATTCCTATGATAGATAAAGTATTTATAAATATAAATAAAATCCAAATAGTAGTTTTTAAATAAGAGTTATCTATGATTTGTGAACCATACTTTGTAAAATACCAAAAGTATGTATCCAGTTCTATTTTTAATCTGAGAATAAAATCTAAATATTGACAATTTGAAGCTAGAGTATTTGTTGCTAGTTGTAAACTCTCTTCTAAGTTATTACTTAGATAACTTGGTTCAAAACTATTGAGAGTATAAAATAAAAATATTATAAACAGAATAAAAGATGATATTTTTATTGTTATTTCTTTTATAAATATATCTAAATATTCTTCTTTTACAATATTTGAAAATAATGAACTTAATTTATTGTATAGAAAAAATAAAAATATTATAAAAATTACTAAAAAAATATAAAAATACCATTTAAATGATAATACGCTATAAATTATAGTAATAGTATAAATACACGATAACAATATATAAAAAATGAAAGTTAGATATGGACTTATTACTATGTTGGCTAAAAAAGTATTGTCTTTAAAATAACAGTTTTTGAAGCAATGTTTTTCTCTCATTCGTTTTTGAAAGAAACTGTAAGTTAAAAATAAAGTAATAAAAATAGGTATTAATAAGAAATAACAACTGTAACTGTATGTAAGTTTTATAAGTAATAAAATAGATATGGGAAAAGATATAGAAAAAATAAGTTGTTTAAAAAGATAAAGTGTTTTCACTTTATCTTTTCAACTGCTTTTTGAAGTCTTTCAAATCCTTCATCTATTTCAGCTTTTGAAATAGTTAAAGCTGGTAAAAATCTTAGAGTGTTATTTCCAGATTTTAATACCATAACTCCAGAATCAAATGCCGCTTTAATTAAATTAGCTAAAGTATCACTATCTTTTACTCTTAATCCTCTCATAAGTCCTAAACCAACATGAGTTACAAATATATCTTTATTTTGTTCAAAGAGTTCATCTAGCTTTTTAGTAAAATAGATAATTGTTTCATCTAATTTTCCACTATCTTTTAATTCCTCTAAAATATCTAAAACTTCTAAACCTGTAGCAGTTACAAGATAATTCCCACCAAAAGTACTTCCATGATCACCAGCACCCCAAATGTCTTTTAATGTTGTAATTACAGCACCTATTGGTACTCCTCCACCTAAACCTTTAGCTAAAGTTATAATATCTGGTTCAATTTCATAAAGGTTCGAAGCTAAAAACTCTCCTGTTCTAAAAACTCCTGTTTGAACTTCATCAACTATAAGTAAAATATTGTTCTTTTTCAAAAATTTAGCTAATTCTTGAATTTTGTCTTTTGGAA
Proteins encoded in this window:
- the mqnE gene encoding aminofutalosine synthase MqnE; the protein is MDILNKLESNERLSYEDGIKLYDFDLITLGKYANRIREEKHQKKTYFNINRHINPTNICKDVCQFCAYSASRKNPNQYTLTHEEILDIVKNSSKNDIKEVHIVSAHNPHTGLQWYMEIFQKIKTNFPHIHIKALTAAEIHFLSKQYNLNYEDIINTMINYGVDSMPGGGAEIFDEKVRKRICGGKVSSDQWIEIHKLWHEKGKKSNATMLFGHIETREHRIDHMLRLRNLQDITNGFNAFIPLVFQTQNNYLKVKEPVTAHEILKTYAIARIMLDNIPNIKAYWATSTVKLALIAQEFGANDVDGTIEKESIQSAAGAASSKGIMQNEFIELIRNSGFIPVERDSIYNELKVW
- the thiS gene encoding sulfur carrier protein ThiS, yielding MKLIINGQSKEFIENLTLQEIIDNLQITDKVMAAAVNMDIVKKDNWNTFKPKENDAIELLNFVGGG
- a CDS encoding aspartate aminotransferase family protein, which encodes MNEIEKLDKEYVLHTYARNYVHFKKGINATLFDKDDKDYIDFTSGIGVTSVGHGNKKVAQRIFEQASNLLHTSNIYAIEPQALLAKKVNELSGYDVRTFFANSGAEANEGAIKIARTYGETQFKNKKYKIITLENSFHGRTITTVKATGQSAFQQSKFAPYPEGFSFNAIDDVYNAIDDETVAVMIELVQGEGGVFPFPKDKIQELAKFLKKNNILLIVDEVQTGVFRTGEFLASNLYEIEPDIITLAKGLGGGVPIGAVITTLKDIWGAGDHGSTFGGNYLVTATGLEVLDILEELKDSGKLDETIIYFTKKLDELFEQNKDIFVTHVGLGLMRGLRVKDSDTLANLIKAAFDSGVMVLKSGNNTLRFLPALTISKAEIDEGFERLQKAVEKIK
- a CDS encoding aminotransferase class I/II-fold pyridoxal phosphate-dependent enzyme gives rise to the protein MYEKELESIEKSNRLRNRIVFENNLIDLASNDYLGLSTNKKLFKKAYKRVLNNHYFSPKASMLVNGYSKIHKEFENKLSLFNNFEDAIIVGSGFLANISMIEALTRKSDTLFIDEEYHASGILATKLLHHSQVIIFNHNDEKDLEEKINTCTRTGRKIIAIEGVYSMGGDLAKKEIFDIADKYNTLLIVDEAHSSGVLGKNLLGIFDYYNIKPTNNHIKMGTLGKAYGSYGAYILASKNIIKFLQNRAKPIIYSTAPSLFDTALGLESLKYIQKNKKQLSQKIKQKLTIIQSYLGINSKSLIIPILVNDNKKVLEIQKSLKQKGFLVGAIRQPTVKNAIIRLIAKIDVSNSDLIQVCNAIKELNANK
- the pyk gene encoding pyruvate kinase, with the translated sequence MEKKTKILATLGPASNSLEMIEKLIDAGANMFRLNFSHGSHEYHLETLNNIRQAMKNKKRAVGILQDISGPKVRVGDLKEPFLLEKDDIVIFEKSEIIGYKKADKEYVVSINYPDILGKIKVDEYIYLYDGTIRARVIETKPKVKAQIENNGTLSSRKGVNFPNTVIDIEVITKKDEVDIAWGVENKVDYFAISFVQNAKDMLRARKLLGDYKGKLIAKIEKFDAVSNIDEIIDASDGIMVARGDLGIEVPYYDVPTIQKMLIKKSNAKGIPVITATQMLLSMTQNERATRAEISDVANAVLDGTDIVMLSEESAVGENPENVVETMHNIISQTEKIYNHDKRYNFSYLDEFDVIQATVTKLADDLGADGILSLTSSGTSARKMSRYRPKTPIYTFTHDKATLNSLTALWGVEPVGTLKEAQASKMIQKMLRMLEKKEVLKKEGLYIATVGYPVGIPGSTNTIKILTSGEIEYYMNFKENREKYKKEKKATNAKEE
- a CDS encoding YraN family protein — protein: MSKLKGDKAEKEAILFLKNNKFEIIETNFYAKKMGEIDIISIKDDIYYFFEVKSALDFETAILNLTKQKLSRIKKSVEYYIQIKNINYAFCINAIIVTENKINMIENITI
- a CDS encoding carbonic anhydrase, giving the protein MQINDLIKGNKKFREARFSEYETDLKQLVKTGQKPEVLFIGCSDSRVTPDLMLDTKPGDLFILRNVGNFVPPYNPDNDYHGTSAAIEYAVNVLNVKHIIVCGHSHCGACKSLYQDLENSPELTNVKKWLELGKKAKEYTLLAAPNKEDKEHIYRTTEKVSIVYQMENLLSFPYIVEKIKNSELQIHGWYYKIEDGTIDYYDGIDCTFKPLEDYKK
- a CDS encoding sensor histidine kinase, encoding MEIRLPKSSTILFINIFILLIFTIFVYVLLYKNISLNKSKNQEVVFYQIKEKSSVLLTQVLYKYSLIKDTILEKNSLAIELIKSGFSLDTIHYELNKEFKDKPFDLHILNENMMVENSSISSDICLDLSYLKNIYKTFPLEVSVPEYMDKFQKFASYINTYIPNSNKILQLSFSYNDVGEELKELQNFLNSNSNIQAYESFIYFDDYIGNFTFKGTKSSESNNDDMKIKFQKAERMLNILQDYTYQSYDEKAGKDYLHMIYSIQNSPIFDKVKLIFGITFNENAYQRDILSIRLLSIFMFIIGALTIFLIYKLRTIELLLNYKDKFIAHSIHEIKTPLSIISINTQLREKLFGSDKFTNKIEGAIRTLENSYEDMTFLHTKDKIEYEIIDINLKKALENRVKYFDTIAQTQNRIIKLDIANNYFVKMGKIELNRLVDNNISNAIKYSYIGSTINIVLKDNILEFHSNGQKIHNPKGIFKRYKREDKNTGGHGLGLAIVSDICKKYNFQIEVESQNSINTFRYILS
- a CDS encoding response regulator transcription factor is translated as MKIFLLEDDFALNESIKDMLETEDFDVDSFYDGKVALENIINGYDLFILDIFVPNLNGILLLEKIKKVNPESIVIIMSANIDISTIKDAYLKGCDDYIKKPFNIQELLFKLTKFKKDSDIFKFDEDIIFDKKFKKLLCKNKEIKLTKNEKNFLLLLINNCGKTVDYSLIENFVYDGECTSLDAIRSLIKRLRKKLPKELIFNNTDEGYFIK